From the Raphanus sativus cultivar WK10039 unplaced genomic scaffold, ASM80110v3 Scaffold2997, whole genome shotgun sequence genome, the window TCAGCACTACTCAGCCTCTTGCCTCAACATTCTTCCGATCTCCTCTCTCAAGTCGATCTCCCTCTCCAGGTTTCTCTCTCTTTGTCGATATTTGATATGTGATTTTAAACTGGACCCTGTTTTGGTCTTGAGCATCCTGAGGCTTTTTGGTTATGTCATCTTATACAATTGCGTCCTAGTTATTTCGAAATGAACCTTAAAGTTGAGTTCTTTTTGTCTTTGTGTTCTGTCTTCATGcctggaaaaaaataaaaataaaataaaaaaataagttgtTTGTACTGAAACAGGTGTTACGTGATGCTGAAAGCAGGAAAGATTTCATCTTGTGTGAGTACAACAGAGATGCTGATTCCTACAGGTACTCTCTTTTTGTTGctacatgtttttttctttttattacataatttaatGTTCGGTTGgctttggtttggtttagtgGTCGGAATTAGGGTGAGAAAGAAAATGAAGTATTGGATTGGATCAGAGCTATTACATCTTCTTCATAGCTAAATTGctatttgttgtttcttttaatGTTCGACTTTTTTTTGTGCAGGTCACCTTGGTCAAACAAGTACCATCCTCCGCTAGAGGATGCTCTGTACCCGTCATCAGAATTGAGAAAGCTCGAAGTTGAAGCCAACGACATCTTTGCTATCTATCGTGACCAGTGAGGTTCTTTCACCTACCTCGTTCAACTTTATAGGCGATCTGAGTTATCCATCTAAAAAGCCTTGTAAAcatataaaaccaaaattaaCTGTTTTGGATCACTTATTTAAACAGGTATTATGAAGGAGGAATATCTTCAGTGTACATGTGGGAGGAGGATGATAATGAAGGCTTTGTGGCATGTTTCCTTATCAAGAAAGGTATTTTCTTTCTCTCAGACGAGTTTCACTCACACCAAAAGGTTTTACTCTTTACCTGATGAGCCGTTctgtttttgcttcttttttttttctgtctggAAGATGGGTCAAAGTCAGGACATGGTCGGAGGGGATGCCTGGAAGAAGGAGCTTGGGATGCCATACATGTTATCCAGGTGAGTCTCTCTTAACATAGTCAATGCACATTACCAGCACCATAGCATACCTTGCACAGCTTCTAACACGTAAGGTTCTCTAGGTTGGTCCAGAGGAGGAGGAAATGGCACAGTACTGCTTAACAAGTACTATTATGCTCTCTCTGACCACCGATGACGAGCCCTCTGGCAAATTCGGCTTATCCGGATCAATTAGAAGACAAGTCAGTTTTTTTATCTTCTATTTTAACTCAATGCCTTTTTGCAGATAACTCTATTTCTCTACAACGATAACATCTTTTTCTGATACTGGGGATCAGATGAAAATGGAGCTTGCTGTAGCGGAGGGGCATTTATGCAATATGGGGAGAATGATTGAAGAATT encodes:
- the LOC130506207 gene encoding probable F-actin-capping protein subunit beta; the encoded protein is MEAALGLLRRMPPKQSETALSALLSLLPQHSSDLLSQVDLPLQVLRDAESRKDFILCEYNRDADSYRSPWSNKYHPPLEDALYPSSELRKLEVEANDIFAIYRDQYYEGGISSVYMWEEDDNEGFVACFLIKKDGSKSGHGRRGCLEEGAWDAIHVIQVGPEEEEMAQYCLTSTIMLSLTTDDEPSGKFGLSGSIRRQMKMELAVAEGHLCNMGRMIEELEGKLRNSLDQVYFGKTREMVCTLRPPAEIVQMRLPDS